A DNA window from Solanum lycopersicum chromosome 3, SLM_r2.1 contains the following coding sequences:
- the LOC138347529 gene encoding uncharacterized protein, protein MSTFTLRVHAYIYVYVNIYSDDHIDVDIYVDVGVHIDVHIYIDIDVDVDIKIDVDVDIHMNIDIDIEVDIHVDVDIYVGVNIHGDLHIEAHLYVYIYVYVDIDCHIRIYHHIVVYVDIDIDVHTDIEIHIDVHIYIPVHVSVYTDVDVYIDSTHDIYINIDIYVDVDVHVNIDINVHNEIDVDMDIDNDVYIHVHINIHIDVHVEVQIDVHVDIYIHVKVHVKIHVDIHVYVDV, encoded by the exons ATGTCGACGTTCACTTTAAGGGTTCACGCTTACATTTATGTTTACGTTAATATTTACTCTGACGATCacattgatgttgatatttatgttgacgttggtgtacacattgacgttcacatttacattgacattgacgttgatgttgacattaaaattgatgttgatgttgacattcacaTGAACATAGATATTGACATAGAAgttgacattcatgttgatgttgacatttatGTTGGCGTAAACATTCACGGTGACCTTCATATTGAAGCTCATTTGTATGTTTacatttatgtttatgttgatattgattgtCACATTCGCATTTACCATCACATTGTCGTTTATGTggacattgacattgacgttcataCTGACATTGAaattcacattgacgttcataTTTACATTCCTGTTCACGTTAGCGTTTACACTGAcgttgatgtttacattgac TCAACACATGACATTTACATTAACATTGACATTtacgttgatgttgatgttcacgttAACATTGATATTAACGTTCATAATGAGATAGACGTTGACATGGACATTGACAATGATGTGTACATTCACGTTCACATTaacattcacattgacgttcacgttgAAGTTCagattgatgttcatgttgacatttaCATTCACGTTAAAGTTCATGTTAAAATTCATGTTGACATTCATGTTTACGTTGATGTTTAG
- the LOC138347530 gene encoding uncharacterized protein, which translates to MGNNPSFQNVDVHVHIYVDVEVHIHVHVNVHVDIDGHVDVHTDLPVDIHINVPLDVHIYLHVYIYINVNVDIQVYVEIHTDVPIDVNVEVHVHVDIYTNIYIYIDVDVHVDVYG; encoded by the exons atggggaacaaccctagttttcaga ATGTTGATGTTCACGTCCATATTTACGTCGATGTTGAAGTTCACATTCACGTTCACGTTAacgttcatgttgacattgatGGTCATGTTGATGTTCACACTGATTTACCAGTTGACATTCATATTAATGTTCCTCTTGATGTTCATATATATCTTCATGTTTACATTTACATTAACGTTAACGTTGACATTCAGGTTTATGTTGAAATTCACACTGATGTTCCCATTGATGTTAATGTTGAAGTTCATGTTCACGTGGACATTTATACtaacatttatatttatattgacgttgatgttcacGTTGATGTTTATGGGTAA